Proteins encoded within one genomic window of Sulfurovum sp. XGS-02:
- a CDS encoding alginate export family protein: MKKTVLLSLVTSTLIMAGGSIAPVEPAVETAESGTDIGIFNDVKFNGELRPRYEFADDSVNDEANAFTTRFALSVKTGLVGIEGLSAFGQIMAVTNFGYDEYAPEQPGYALIADPQNSRVTQAYLDYKMGDTSLRAGRQMVNLDDQRFIGAVGWRQMPQTFMGYTLKNSSIENLDLMAMYVTDRYGVTDALTTGTESIFLHADYKAMPELKLSAYGYLLGHQAFGSDTYGLMASGKVGMFNYIAEAATQQDASMEYESMGKPDVDAMYFRGDISTKYNGFILGAAYESLGDADGNTHGFTTPLATLHKWQGFADVFLGYSAVSNIYGLDDIYGKVGYVSPEFGKVLAIYHSFSTQETDGILSDDAGSELDLLYTYNFSNGLNFLAKAAFFSGETDSVIGAAQNDVTKYWVQLDYKF, encoded by the coding sequence ATGAAAAAAACCGTACTACTCTCACTCGTAACATCTACACTGATCATGGCAGGCGGGTCCATTGCACCGGTTGAACCGGCTGTTGAAACAGCAGAGTCAGGAACAGATATAGGGATCTTTAACGACGTAAAATTCAACGGTGAACTTCGTCCGCGTTATGAATTTGCTGATGACAGTGTGAATGATGAAGCCAATGCGTTTACAACACGTTTTGCACTCAGTGTAAAGACCGGACTTGTAGGTATTGAGGGGCTGAGTGCTTTTGGACAGATCATGGCAGTGACGAATTTCGGATATGATGAATATGCTCCGGAGCAGCCGGGGTATGCATTGATCGCTGATCCGCAAAACTCACGTGTCACACAAGCCTATCTTGATTACAAAATGGGTGATACCTCACTGCGTGCAGGACGCCAGATGGTGAACCTGGATGACCAGAGATTCATAGGTGCCGTAGGTTGGAGACAAATGCCTCAAACCTTTATGGGATATACATTAAAGAATAGCTCGATAGAGAACCTGGATCTCATGGCAATGTATGTGACAGACCGTTATGGGGTTACGGATGCACTCACTACAGGGACAGAATCTATATTTCTTCATGCCGACTACAAGGCAATGCCGGAGCTGAAACTTTCTGCGTATGGATACCTCTTAGGTCACCAAGCATTTGGAAGTGATACCTATGGGTTAATGGCTTCAGGGAAAGTAGGTATGTTCAACTATATTGCAGAAGCTGCTACACAGCAAGATGCAAGCATGGAATATGAAAGTATGGGGAAACCGGATGTAGATGCGATGTATTTCAGAGGGGATATCAGTACGAAGTACAACGGATTTATTCTTGGAGCAGCCTATGAATCACTCGGAGATGCAGACGGAAATACACATGGATTCACAACACCGCTTGCAACACTGCACAAATGGCAAGGGTTTGCTGATGTGTTTCTTGGATACAGTGCTGTAAGTAATATATACGGATTGGATGATATTTACGGAAAGGTAGGATATGTGAGTCCGGAGTTTGGTAAAGTACTTGCGATCTATCATAGCTTCAGTACACAGGAGACAGACGGTATCCTCAGTGATGATGCAGGAAGTGAACTGGATCTGCTCTATACCTATAACTTCTCAAACGGCCTGAACTTTCTGGCAAAAGCGGCTTTCTTCTCCGGAGAAACTGACTCTGTCATCGGTGCGGCACAAAATGATGTGACAAAGTATTGGGTACAGCTTGACTATAAATTTTAA
- a CDS encoding ABC transporter ATP-binding protein: MGEQKFLHLENIEKRFPIPGKEDYIAVTDVDLVIKKNEIISIIGHSGCGKSTLLNMISGLDGQTEGHIFLQGKEVKGPGPDRAVVFQNHSLLPWLSVYKNIEMAVKQVMPELNKQELQERVEKFITMVNLDQAKDKLPDEISGGMKQRVGIARALAIKPKVLLMDEPFGALDSLTRANLQEHLMRIQQNVQNTVIIITHDVDEAVLLSDRVIMMTNGPEATIGEILDVNLPRPRNRVELQHDPEYIRCREAILSFLYEKFAKEDE; this comes from the coding sequence ATGGGTGAACAAAAGTTTTTACACTTAGAAAATATTGAAAAAAGATTTCCGATTCCGGGGAAAGAGGATTATATCGCTGTGACAGATGTAGACCTGGTCATCAAAAAAAATGAGATCATCTCTATCATTGGACATAGCGGGTGCGGTAAATCTACTTTGCTCAATATGATCTCCGGTTTGGATGGCCAGACAGAAGGACATATATTTTTACAGGGTAAAGAGGTCAAAGGTCCTGGACCTGATCGTGCAGTGGTATTTCAAAACCATTCACTGCTTCCATGGCTCAGTGTCTATAAAAACATCGAAATGGCCGTCAAACAGGTCATGCCTGAGCTCAATAAGCAAGAGCTTCAAGAGAGGGTTGAAAAGTTTATTACCATGGTCAACCTTGATCAGGCTAAAGATAAACTTCCCGATGAGATCAGTGGGGGTATGAAACAGCGTGTAGGTATAGCAAGAGCACTTGCGATCAAACCTAAAGTACTTTTAATGGATGAACCTTTTGGTGCACTGGATTCATTAACCCGTGCCAACTTGCAGGAGCATCTCATGAGGATACAGCAAAATGTACAAAATACGGTCATTATCATTACACATGATGTAGATGAAGCAGTACTGCTCAGTGACAGGGTGATCATGATGACAAACGGTCCTGAAGCCACGATCGGGGAGATACTCGACGTCAATCTTCCCCGTCCCAGAAACAGGGTAGAACTTCAACATGATCCTGAATATATCAGATGTAGAGAAGCCATCCTCAGCTTTCTTTATGAAAAATTTGCCAAGGAGGATGAGTAG
- the ntrB gene encoding nitrate ABC transporter permease, translating into MKNEIAKKIILPMMVFFAILMVWSLIANNVEDFPTPSDTYVSAFGGVNADGDEIVGVLSDPLYIANEDDKGILWQILASLQRVFAGFSLAIIIGVPLGLFIGMSKNAQYAFDPFIQIFKPVSPLAWLPLLLFIFQDINLTAISTIFVTSIWPIIINTALGVRSVSEDYMNVAKVLQFSPVKKITKIILPVAVPFIFTGMRLSLGIAWLVIVAAEMLTGGIGIGFWIWDEYNNLNYHNIIIGIIIVGIVGFILDLVMGIIADFFDYRKKGRT; encoded by the coding sequence ATGAAAAACGAAATTGCTAAAAAGATCATCTTGCCAATGATGGTGTTTTTTGCCATCCTTATGGTCTGGTCATTGATTGCAAACAATGTTGAGGACTTCCCTACCCCGAGTGATACCTATGTCTCTGCTTTTGGCGGGGTGAATGCTGACGGGGATGAGATCGTCGGAGTACTTTCCGATCCGCTCTATATTGCAAATGAGGATGACAAAGGAATCCTCTGGCAGATACTAGCTTCATTGCAGAGGGTATTTGCCGGGTTTTCACTTGCTATTATCATCGGTGTGCCTTTGGGATTGTTTATCGGTATGAGCAAAAATGCGCAGTATGCATTTGATCCGTTCATACAGATCTTTAAGCCTGTATCACCGCTGGCATGGCTGCCACTGTTGCTTTTTATCTTCCAGGATATCAATTTGACAGCGATCTCGACGATCTTTGTCACCTCTATCTGGCCGATCATTATCAACACTGCTTTGGGTGTACGTAGTGTAAGCGAGGACTATATGAATGTTGCAAAAGTATTACAGTTCAGTCCGGTGAAAAAGATCACAAAGATCATTTTACCCGTAGCCGTACCGTTCATCTTTACGGGAATGAGACTCTCTCTGGGGATCGCATGGCTTGTGATCGTTGCAGCAGAGATGCTGACGGGTGGTATCGGTATCGGTTTTTGGATCTGGGATGAATATAACAATCTGAATTATCATAATATCATCATCGGTATCATCATCGTAGGTATTGTCGGTTTTATACTGGATCTTGTAATGGGGATCATCGCAGATTTTTTTGACTATAGAAAAAAAGGAAGAACATAA
- a CDS encoding CmpA/NrtA family ABC transporter substrate-binding protein — MLKKALKLGLGLSLVTTALLADVEKKKLKIGFIALTDCAPIVIAKEKGFFEKYGLDVHVAKEGGGWPGIQQKVISGEYDFSHALAGMPIAATLGINGNANLQALLSLDFNGNGITYGNNIIKEMQKYGMDQTKRPLGSESLKKYIDAKHKAEGANYQPLNFGMVHPVSTHNYELRYWMASSGIKPDEDTTIKPFPPPTMPSNLIAGNIEGYCVGEPWNERIVLKKKGSTLVTNYDIWNNNPEKVLQARADFVEKYPETTKAVMKAVIEAQMWLDESWEHRKEAAKILSKPNYVKAPVKVLEKSMTGTFQYLKGQDSEPNPMFNVFANYYAAYPFYSHGMWFITQMYRWGQLDKAVDMKEVIEKVYRPDLFAEAAKEVNYSLPPSPWKVDGVDEYNKFMDGKVYDPNKAVEYIYSFDVTNPKVSKDELMKANSWTVTTKQPEYVCPYGPAGCADPKYVK, encoded by the coding sequence ATGTTAAAAAAAGCTTTGAAGCTCGGATTAGGTCTTTCGTTGGTCACTACGGCTCTACTTGCAGATGTAGAAAAGAAAAAGTTGAAAATAGGGTTTATCGCACTGACTGATTGTGCCCCTATCGTTATCGCTAAAGAGAAAGGATTCTTTGAAAAATATGGTCTGGATGTTCATGTCGCCAAAGAGGGTGGCGGATGGCCGGGTATCCAACAAAAAGTAATCAGCGGTGAGTATGACTTCTCTCATGCCCTTGCAGGTATGCCGATTGCTGCAACACTTGGGATCAACGGGAATGCCAACTTGCAAGCCCTGCTCTCTTTGGATTTTAACGGTAACGGTATCACGTACGGAAATAATATTATAAAAGAGATGCAAAAATACGGTATGGACCAGACCAAAAGACCATTAGGGTCAGAGTCGCTGAAAAAATATATCGATGCGAAACATAAAGCAGAAGGTGCAAACTACCAACCGCTGAACTTCGGAATGGTACACCCGGTTTCCACACACAACTATGAACTGAGATACTGGATGGCGAGTTCGGGGATCAAACCTGATGAGGATACAACGATCAAACCTTTCCCTCCCCCTACCATGCCTTCAAACCTGATCGCAGGTAATATCGAAGGGTACTGTGTTGGGGAACCTTGGAACGAACGTATCGTACTGAAGAAAAAAGGTTCTACCCTGGTAACCAACTATGATATCTGGAACAATAACCCTGAAAAAGTACTTCAAGCAAGAGCGGATTTTGTTGAGAAATACCCTGAAACGACCAAAGCAGTGATGAAAGCGGTCATTGAAGCACAAATGTGGTTGGATGAAAGCTGGGAACACAGAAAAGAAGCAGCGAAGATACTCAGTAAACCGAACTATGTAAAAGCACCGGTCAAAGTGCTTGAGAAATCTATGACCGGTACCTTCCAGTATCTTAAAGGACAGGATTCCGAGCCAAACCCTATGTTTAACGTGTTTGCCAACTACTATGCAGCTTATCCTTTTTACAGCCATGGGATGTGGTTCATCACGCAGATGTATCGCTGGGGACAGTTGGATAAAGCGGTCGATATGAAAGAAGTGATCGAAAAAGTCTACAGACCTGATCTTTTTGCAGAGGCTGCCAAAGAAGTAAACTACTCCCTACCACCTAGCCCATGGAAAGTAGACGGTGTGGATGAATACAACAAGTTCATGGATGGAAAGGTGTATGACCCCAATAAGGCAGTGGAGTATATCTACAGTTTCGATGTGACAAATCCAAAAGTAAGCAAAGATGAGCTTATGAAGGCCAATTCATGGACGGTGACAACCAAACAACCCGAGTATGTTTGCCCTTACGGTCCTGCAGGATGTGCTGATCCTAAATATGTGAAATAA
- a CDS encoding molybdopterin oxidoreductase family protein produces MIKSVCGYCGVGCGLEYDEKQLIGNIGYPTNQGNLCSKGISELVSMQTPTRLLRPHMRGALDEPFVLSDWKGTIALIAERIKKTSKDKIGFYLSGQLLTEDYYIANKLAKGFLGTNNVDTNSRTCMASAVVAYKKAIGADFVPVRMNDIFKSDLLILTGANTAEAHVVFHNSIKKAKKNGLKVVVIDPRKTDTAKIADLYLPIKPESDIDFFNLLSKRLIDEEKYDKAFVAQHINNFELLKNKFKRVPVTKMLKRTGLTQESFDAFWELYKESDNIITAWTMGLNQSVQGVDKNLALLNTHLLTGKIFREGNGPLSLTGQPNAMGGREVGGLSTMLAVHLGFDDESIQKVSKFWKTDKIDNKPGLTATQMIDANLDVLIICHTDPVYHLPHRKRVEKQLSKIPLVVEINAYENSETAKYAHIRLPAAPWGEKEGTQTNLDRTITKQERLTRTSIDCKADWEIFQLLAKELGFGKAFDFNSPKEIFEEYQKMTKLNEYMDISEADYDALTYKPFVWGEKIKHFLTPDKKGNLFFVENKLKSEKTNLEFPFLLLTGRTRDQWHSGTKTNLPQTLLLHKPLNFCEIHPNDAQKLGIQNDDRIKVISQRGELVTKALITKDVHEKCIFIPISNREVNYLTNDLFDRESLQPDYNHNAVKIERIG; encoded by the coding sequence ATGATCAAATCAGTATGCGGATATTGCGGTGTAGGATGTGGATTGGAGTATGATGAGAAACAGCTCATAGGGAATATAGGGTATCCCACCAATCAAGGAAATCTCTGTTCAAAGGGAATCTCGGAACTGGTAAGCATGCAGACACCTACAAGGTTGTTGAGGCCACATATGAGAGGTGCACTGGATGAGCCATTTGTACTTTCTGATTGGAAGGGTACGATCGCATTGATCGCGGAGCGTATCAAAAAAACCTCTAAAGATAAGATCGGTTTTTATCTGTCTGGACAACTCTTAACAGAGGACTATTACATTGCCAATAAACTTGCAAAAGGTTTTCTTGGTACCAATAATGTGGATACCAATAGCCGTACCTGTATGGCAAGTGCAGTGGTTGCCTATAAAAAGGCGATAGGCGCGGATTTCGTACCGGTAAGAATGAATGATATCTTTAAGTCCGATCTGCTGATACTAACCGGTGCGAACACGGCAGAAGCCCATGTAGTTTTTCATAACAGCATCAAAAAAGCGAAAAAAAATGGTTTGAAAGTAGTGGTCATAGACCCGAGAAAAACAGATACAGCCAAAATAGCAGACCTCTATCTCCCGATAAAACCGGAAAGTGATATCGACTTTTTCAATCTGCTCTCTAAACGTTTAATTGATGAAGAAAAATATGATAAGGCATTTGTGGCACAGCATATTAACAACTTTGAACTGCTTAAGAACAAATTCAAACGTGTACCGGTGACCAAGATGCTTAAGCGTACTGGATTGACACAAGAATCATTCGATGCATTCTGGGAACTCTATAAGGAAAGTGACAACATCATTACCGCATGGACCATGGGACTCAATCAGTCTGTACAGGGCGTAGACAAAAATCTGGCACTGCTCAATACCCATCTTCTTACAGGGAAGATCTTTAGAGAAGGAAATGGACCTCTTAGCCTTACCGGGCAACCTAACGCTATGGGAGGAAGGGAAGTGGGAGGACTCTCTACCATGTTAGCGGTACATCTTGGTTTTGATGATGAGAGTATCCAAAAGGTATCAAAGTTTTGGAAAACCGATAAGATTGACAACAAACCGGGGTTGACCGCAACGCAGATGATCGATGCGAACCTGGATGTCCTTATTATCTGTCATACGGATCCTGTCTATCATCTGCCTCATAGAAAAAGGGTGGAAAAACAATTATCAAAGATCCCCCTGGTCGTTGAGATCAATGCCTATGAGAATTCTGAAACAGCCAAGTATGCACATATCAGACTTCCTGCAGCCCCTTGGGGTGAAAAAGAAGGCACTCAGACCAATCTTGATCGTACGATCACCAAACAAGAGCGTCTCACACGTACATCCATTGACTGTAAAGCAGACTGGGAAATATTTCAGCTACTGGCAAAAGAGTTGGGTTTTGGCAAAGCGTTTGATTTTAACAGTCCTAAAGAGATCTTTGAAGAGTATCAAAAAATGACCAAACTCAATGAGTACATGGATATCTCAGAGGCAGACTACGATGCACTGACCTACAAACCGTTTGTATGGGGTGAAAAGATCAAACATTTTTTAACCCCGGACAAAAAAGGAAACCTCTTCTTCGTAGAAAACAAGTTAAAGAGTGAAAAGACAAATTTGGAGTTTCCATTTCTACTTTTGACAGGAAGAACAAGAGATCAGTGGCATAGCGGTACGAAAACAAATCTTCCTCAGACATTGCTGTTGCACAAGCCATTGAACTTTTGTGAGATCCATCCCAATGATGCACAAAAATTAGGTATTCAGAATGACGACAGGATCAAAGTGATCTCACAAAGAGGAGAGCTGGTCACCAAAGCGCTGATCACAAAAGATGTGCATGAAAAATGTATCTTCATACCGATAAGCAACCGTGAGGTCAACTATCTAACCAATGATCTGTTTGACAGAGAATCCCTGCAGCCTGATTATAATCACAATGCAGTAAAGATAGAAAGGATCGGTTAG
- the rpsR gene encoding 30S ribosomal protein S18, giving the protein MAERRKFKKRFCKYCESKVDYIDYKDLGLLKFSLSERFKIMPRRLTGNCKRHQELVTGAIKRARQTALIPYIVDRKNVVENPFENLK; this is encoded by the coding sequence ATGGCAGAAAGAAGAAAATTCAAAAAAAGATTTTGTAAATATTGTGAATCAAAAGTAGACTATATAGACTACAAAGACTTGGGATTACTTAAATTCTCACTTAGCGAGAGATTTAAAATCATGCCAAGAAGACTCACTGGTAACTGTAAAAGACACCAAGAGCTTGTTACAGGAGCTATCAAAAGAGCTAGACAAACAGCACTTATTCCTTATATCGTAGATAGAAAAAATGTTGTTGAAAATCCATTTGAAAACCTTAAATAG
- a CDS encoding TetR/AcrR family transcriptional regulator, whose translation MKIEDKKALKRESIIQTALQLFSINGFHKTTIPDIAGKLHMSVGNVYNYFSSKDILAQAIIKYTSEALGEKIREVNMMDISAKEKIHKIVEVYFTMAKEKPEMIDYFLRVYLSNREVFSDGCEGMVCVSGFITEIMIFFDSAVSSKELRDQDFFSAFGLFMGYLGGMVFLNGENVLPNDIDYYIDDISNNIYNALKA comes from the coding sequence TTGAAGATAGAAGATAAAAAAGCATTAAAAAGAGAGTCTATTATACAAACTGCCTTGCAACTTTTCTCTATAAACGGTTTTCATAAAACAACTATACCTGATATTGCAGGAAAACTTCATATGAGTGTTGGAAATGTATATAATTATTTTTCATCTAAAGATATTTTGGCACAAGCAATCATCAAATATACTTCAGAGGCATTAGGCGAGAAAATAAGAGAAGTTAATATGATGGATATAAGTGCTAAAGAGAAAATCCACAAAATAGTTGAAGTTTATTTTACTATGGCAAAAGAAAAACCTGAAATGATAGACTATTTCCTGCGCGTTTACTTGTCTAACAGAGAAGTATTTTCTGATGGTTGTGAAGGTATGGTATGTGTTTCTGGATTTATTACTGAGATTATGATTTTCTTTGATAGTGCTGTTTCTTCAAAAGAGTTACGCGATCAGGACTTTTTTTCTGCTTTTGGACTTTTTATGGGTTATTTGGGTGGGATGGTATTTCTCAACGGTGAAAATGTTTTGCCTAATGATATAGATTATTATATAGATGACATTTCGAATAACATTTATAACGCTTTAAAGGCGTAA
- a CDS encoding hydrogenase, translating to MTGQNKPKLLWLQSITCNGNTHSFLNHPDLFSILSHFELVHHPALDTDYSMEDIIAGVVPCDVLILEGSFREVGFVKGGVEVSSLIELYAEKAKHIISAGTCATFGGIFKQKDPKSISGFCFDGEEKTKRYQIYASKLISLPGCPIHPKWLSYVLLMIAGKKDIPRDNLHRPVELYGYTVHTGCTRNEYFEWKIDTKNFGLKEGCLFYEQGCQGPYTRGSCNKILWNDTSSKTRVGTPCFGCTEPNYPGESLFSTKTNMGIPDKMPLGIPKRAYLTLTGVTKSFHIKRFSERIMEYDK from the coding sequence ATGACAGGCCAAAACAAACCTAAATTGCTTTGGCTACAGTCCATTACTTGCAATGGGAACACGCACTCTTTTTTAAATCATCCAGACCTTTTTTCTATACTTTCACATTTTGAACTCGTACATCATCCTGCACTTGATACCGACTATAGTATGGAAGATATTATAGCAGGTGTAGTCCCTTGTGATGTACTCATCCTTGAAGGGTCTTTTCGCGAAGTTGGCTTTGTAAAAGGTGGGGTGGAAGTGTCATCTCTTATAGAACTATATGCAGAAAAAGCTAAGCATATTATCTCAGCAGGAACATGTGCAACGTTTGGTGGGATATTTAAACAAAAGGATCCTAAGAGTATTTCTGGTTTTTGTTTTGATGGAGAGGAAAAAACAAAGCGTTATCAAATCTATGCTTCTAAGCTCATTTCACTCCCGGGTTGTCCCATACATCCTAAGTGGCTCTCTTATGTACTTTTAATGATAGCGGGTAAGAAGGACATTCCTAGAGACAATTTGCACCGTCCTGTTGAGCTTTATGGGTACACTGTGCATACGGGCTGTACACGTAACGAGTACTTTGAATGGAAGATAGACACAAAAAACTTTGGACTCAAAGAAGGGTGTCTTTTTTATGAACAAGGCTGTCAAGGACCTTATACGCGAGGAAGTTGTAATAAGATATTATGGAACGACACAAGTTCTAAAACACGTGTAGGTACACCATGCTTTGGTTGTACCGAACCTAACTACCCAGGGGAGTCATTGTTTAGTACAAAAACCAATATGGGAATCCCCGATAAGATGCCTTTAGGTATTCCAAAACGTGCATACTTGACGCTCACGGGTGTGACTAAGAGTTTCCACATTAAACGTTTTTCAGAGCGAATTATGGAATATGATAAATGA
- a CDS encoding nickel-dependent hydrogenase large subunit, whose translation MNKVTIKQLIEKIEGEAELDFTFNKGKIEDVNINFGFYRGIEEILRGKDARDALVITPRVCGICNHAHLLTAVRAIENGYENAGLRVNLSSKANDIREFTLACELIQNHVKWFYLTIIPQFEKYVGKQSNENYAIKATYLSSIITKALAIFAGQWPHSSYAVPGGVTCDPTHLDVMQAESLVYECIKFFEDVMIGGSMDTYLTIDSVTSLNQIEGDFGNLLHLISVNDMVKAGKTHGRFIVFGDCSIFKPGKSIITTVSNVDTSYVEEEIQPGTMAKAVTYKQKLYEVGPLARGMVAKTPIVKSLHKSYKDSMFTRIFARVHEVALLLEYSKNLLQNLKLDEPSCVLDKNVRPDEFEGTGVVEAARGSLIHKTRVKDRIITNYDIITPTQWNLSHGTKEEQGIAVQAMIGTSSIEEATFIFRTFDVCSVCTTQ comes from the coding sequence ATGAATAAAGTCACTATTAAACAACTTATAGAGAAGATAGAAGGCGAAGCAGAACTTGACTTTACGTTTAATAAAGGTAAGATTGAAGATGTAAATATAAACTTTGGATTCTACCGTGGCATAGAAGAGATACTTAGAGGTAAAGATGCACGTGATGCATTAGTAATTACTCCACGCGTGTGCGGCATCTGCAATCATGCACATTTATTGACAGCAGTACGCGCCATTGAAAATGGTTATGAAAATGCAGGACTAAGGGTGAACCTAAGTTCCAAGGCGAATGACATACGAGAATTTACTTTAGCTTGCGAACTCATACAAAACCATGTAAAGTGGTTTTACTTGACCATTATCCCACAGTTTGAAAAATATGTGGGTAAACAAAGTAATGAGAATTATGCTATTAAGGCAACGTATCTTTCAAGTATTATTACTAAAGCTTTGGCTATATTCGCAGGACAATGGCCTCATTCTTCTTATGCAGTACCAGGTGGTGTAACTTGTGATCCTACACATCTTGATGTAATGCAAGCAGAAAGTCTAGTATATGAGTGTATTAAGTTCTTTGAAGACGTAATGATAGGAGGATCTATGGATACGTATTTAACTATAGATTCAGTTACTTCATTGAATCAAATAGAAGGTGATTTTGGAAATTTATTGCATCTTATATCTGTGAATGATATGGTAAAAGCTGGAAAGACTCATGGTAGATTTATCGTCTTTGGAGATTGTTCAATTTTTAAGCCAGGTAAATCGATCATTACTACAGTATCAAATGTTGATACAAGCTACGTAGAAGAAGAAATACAACCAGGTACTATGGCTAAGGCAGTGACTTACAAACAAAAGTTGTATGAAGTTGGACCACTTGCTAGAGGGATGGTGGCTAAAACACCTATAGTTAAAAGTTTGCATAAAAGTTACAAGGATTCTATGTTCACACGTATCTTTGCACGTGTGCATGAAGTTGCACTATTACTGGAATATTCTAAAAATTTACTGCAAAATCTAAAGCTTGATGAACCTTCATGTGTATTAGATAAAAATGTTAGACCTGATGAATTTGAGGGAACAGGTGTCGTGGAAGCTGCAAGAGGTTCGCTGATACATAAGACGAGAGTAAAGGATAGAATCATCACAAACTATGATATCATTACCCCAACGCAGTGGAACCTCAGTCATGGAACAAAAGAAGAACAAGGCATCGCCGTACAAGCTATGATAGGTACCAGCAGCATTGAAGAAGCAACATTTATCTTTCGTACTTTTGATGTTTGCTCTGTCTGTACTACACAATAA
- a CDS encoding hydrogenase small subunit, which produces MSMDRQESVKKLFTAQSAKVETNKGDAYYDELYDKCQNRLKELEKLQPLNNRMDFRESIEEEGIERRDFLKWASATTAMLMLPASFTPLVAQAAVLMNRVPVIWIELQDCAGNSEALLRSDGPQIDEIILDIISLEFHETLQAASGHQAEKQMDEAAEHFHGKYLLCVEGAIPMGMNGQYGTIGAKAETFHDHLLRMSEGAAAVVAIGSCATYGGIPAAAPNPTDAVGVMDVVKGKPVINIPACPANPSNMVGVILHYVLTGSIPELDSLLRPKFAFGYRIHDNCERRAHFDAGEYVEEWGDEGAKNNFCLYKVGCKGPMTFNNCSIIRYNEGVNWPIGVGRGCIGCSEPDFWDKYAYERPMSDANIKAPTGGVEKTVDEFGLGLLTAAGIGIGIHAAASAIAGKRVDKGES; this is translated from the coding sequence ATGAGTATGGATAGACAAGAATCCGTAAAAAAACTTTTTACGGCACAAAGTGCGAAAGTAGAAACAAATAAAGGTGATGCCTATTATGATGAATTATATGATAAATGTCAAAATAGACTTAAAGAATTAGAAAAATTACAACCTCTAAATAATAGAATGGATTTCAGAGAAAGTATTGAAGAGGAAGGTATAGAGAGAAGAGATTTCCTTAAGTGGGCATCTGCAACGACTGCAATGTTGATGCTACCTGCATCATTTACCCCACTTGTTGCTCAAGCTGCTGTTTTGATGAATCGCGTACCAGTAATATGGATAGAACTTCAAGATTGTGCTGGCAACTCGGAAGCACTTTTAAGATCAGATGGACCACAAATAGATGAGATTATCTTAGATATCATCTCTCTTGAATTTCATGAAACACTTCAGGCAGCTTCTGGTCACCAAGCTGAGAAACAAATGGATGAAGCTGCAGAGCATTTTCATGGAAAATATCTTCTATGTGTAGAAGGTGCGATTCCTATGGGCATGAACGGTCAGTATGGAACAATTGGTGCAAAAGCTGAAACATTCCATGACCATTTACTGCGTATGTCTGAAGGTGCTGCGGCTGTAGTTGCCATAGGATCTTGTGCAACGTATGGTGGTATCCCTGCAGCTGCACCAAATCCTACAGATGCTGTAGGTGTTATGGATGTTGTGAAAGGTAAGCCAGTTATAAATATACCAGCATGTCCTGCCAACCCTTCAAATATGGTAGGGGTTATTTTACACTATGTATTGACTGGTTCTATACCTGAACTTGATTCTCTGCTTAGACCAAAGTTTGCTTTTGGTTATAGAATACATGACAACTGTGAAAGAAGAGCGCACTTTGATGCTGGAGAATATGTTGAGGAATGGGGTGATGAAGGTGCGAAAAATAACTTCTGTCTCTATAAAGTAGGATGTAAAGGTCCTATGACATTTAATAACTGTTCAATTATTAGATATAACGAAGGCGTGAATTGGCCTATTGGTGTTGGTAGAGGTTGTATAGGTTGTTCTGAGCCAGATTTCTGGGACAAATATGCGTATGAAAGACCGATGTCAGATGCAAATATTAAAGCCCCTACAGGTGGCGTTGAAAAGACGGTTGATGAGTTTGGTTTAGGTTTACTCACAGCAGCAGGTATAGGTATAGGTATTCATGCGGCAGCAAGTGCAATTGCAGGTAAAAGAGTAGATAAAGGAGAGTCATAA